GTACGACAGACGGGCGGCTTCGCCGGACTCGACCGCCGGGCGGCGGTCGACACGGCGGGCCGCCCCGACGCGAACGCGTGGCAGGCCCTGGCGGACCAGGCTCTGGCGGGCGGGCGGGCAGCGCCGCCCGCCGGCGTCCCGGACGGCTTCCAGTACGAGATCACGGTCGACGGCCGTACGGTCCACTGCGCGGATCCGCATCTGACGGAGGCGCAGCGCGAGTTGATTGCGCGGGTCCTAAAAGAGGGTGCCTGAGCTGCGGAAACAGGCTTGACTGCACCACATGACCCTGAACGCTCTGGAGCAGTACTACGACGGTGTGCCCCGACTCGGCGCCCGCACCGAGGACTTCGGCGCGCTGACCCTGTTCGTACGGGAGGGTGCAGGCTGGCCGTTCTACGCGCGCCCCACGCTGGGCTGGACGGGGCCGGCCGCGACGGCTGCGGACGTGGACCGGGTGCGGGCGCGGCAGCGGGAGCTGGGGGTGCCGGAGGCGTTCGAGTGGGTGGAGGAGACAACTCCCGCCCTGCGTACGGCGGTTGAGGCATCGGGCATACGGGTCCTCGCCCACCCCCTGATGGTCCAGGACCCCTCCGCACCGCGCCCCGCCGCGCACGAGTCGGTCCGTATCCTCACGGCGGACGACCCCCTGCTCTCGGCGGCCCTGGCCGTCCCGCACGTCGCGTTCGCGGCGCCGGGCACGGCGGTGGGCGAGGCGGGCCCGGCGGAGCTGGCCAAGGAGATCGAGGCGCGCCTGGGGGACGGCCGCGCGGAGGCGGTGGCGGCCCGTATCCGCGAAGGCCGCACGGTGGTGGCCGCGGCGGTAGCGGAGGGCACGGTGCTCGGCTCGGGCCTGCACAACCCCCTGAACGGCGTCACGGAGGTGGCAGCGGTGGGCACGCTCCCGTCGGCCCGCCGCCGGGGCCTGGGGCTGGCGGTGACGGCGGCGCTGGTGGCGGAGGCGCGTACGCGGGGCGTGGAGACGGTGTTTCTGTCCGCGGACAACGAGGATGTGGCACGGCTGTACGGACGCCTGGGCTTCACCCGGGTGGCGACAGCGCTGATCGCGGAGGCTGACGCCTCCTAGAACCCCAGCTTGCGCAGCTGCTTGGGGTCCCGCTGCCAGTCCTTGGCCACCTTCACGTGCAGGTCCAGGAAGACCGGGGTCCCCAGCAGCGCCTCGATCTGCTTCCGCGACTTCATCCCGACGTCCTTCAGGCGCGCGCCCTTCGG
The sequence above is drawn from the Streptomyces sp. NBC_01465 genome and encodes:
- a CDS encoding protealysin inhibitor emfourin, with the protein product MRIQVRQTGGFAGLDRRAAVDTAGRPDANAWQALADQALAGGRAAPPAGVPDGFQYEITVDGRTVHCADPHLTEAQRELIARVLKEGA
- a CDS encoding GNAT family N-acetyltransferase; translation: MTLNALEQYYDGVPRLGARTEDFGALTLFVREGAGWPFYARPTLGWTGPAATAADVDRVRARQRELGVPEAFEWVEETTPALRTAVEASGIRVLAHPLMVQDPSAPRPAAHESVRILTADDPLLSAALAVPHVAFAAPGTAVGEAGPAELAKEIEARLGDGRAEAVAARIREGRTVVAAAVAEGTVLGSGLHNPLNGVTEVAAVGTLPSARRRGLGLAVTAALVAEARTRGVETVFLSADNEDVARLYGRLGFTRVATALIAEADAS